The following proteins come from a genomic window of Candidatus Firestonebacteria bacterium RIFOXYD2_FULL_39_29:
- a CDS encoding group II intron reverse transcriptase/maturase, producing METKLKHITQLAKEDQKYRYTRLMHLLNEGHLEQCYWMLKKDRASGIDGVSVEEYGINLKENLKDLLERMKALHYYPQAVRRVYIPKGNGKVRGLGIPAVEDKIVQMGMKRILEAIYEVDFSDSSYGFRPKRSCHTALNELDKTIMTRPINAVAEVDIEKFFDTVDHKWLMECLKQRISDTRFLRLIVRFLKAGVIEEGEYIATDKGTPQGGVLSPMLANIYLHYILDLWFEKVAKKELKGYSKLIRYADDFVVCFEEKESAIRFMEMLKERFAKFGLRISEEKSRVVEFGRKNWEDNNGKGGKGTTFDFLGFTHFGDKTRKGKFKVGRRTSKKKFVQKIREMNEWLRNVRNRYKLKEWWKVLVVKMTGHYRYFGMSGNSRMMYEYYQSTSRLIFKWINKRSQKKSCTQVEYASWLKRKLPVPRIYHNIYTLYPSV from the coding sequence GTGGAAACGAAATTGAAACACATAACACAACTTGCGAAAGAAGACCAAAAGTACAGGTACACGAGACTGATGCACCTGCTAAACGAGGGACATCTTGAGCAATGCTACTGGATGCTGAAGAAGGATAGAGCCAGTGGCATAGATGGAGTAAGTGTAGAAGAGTATGGAATCAATCTAAAAGAGAACCTGAAAGATTTGTTGGAAAGGATGAAGGCATTGCACTATTATCCGCAAGCAGTAAGGCGGGTATATATACCAAAAGGTAACGGAAAAGTAAGAGGACTCGGAATACCTGCGGTAGAAGATAAAATAGTGCAGATGGGAATGAAAAGAATCCTTGAGGCAATCTATGAGGTTGATTTTAGTGATAGTTCGTACGGATTCAGACCCAAAAGAAGTTGCCATACAGCCTTGAACGAGTTGGACAAGACAATAATGACCAGACCCATAAATGCAGTGGCAGAAGTAGATATTGAGAAATTCTTTGACACTGTAGACCATAAGTGGTTAATGGAATGCCTGAAGCAAAGGATAAGCGACACGAGGTTTCTAAGGCTTATAGTAAGATTCTTGAAGGCAGGAGTAATAGAGGAAGGGGAATATATAGCGACAGACAAAGGGACGCCGCAGGGCGGAGTATTGAGCCCAATGTTAGCAAATATATACCTTCATTATATATTAGACCTGTGGTTTGAGAAAGTAGCCAAGAAAGAATTGAAAGGATATTCGAAGCTGATAAGGTATGCAGACGACTTTGTGGTGTGTTTTGAGGAAAAAGAATCAGCCATAAGGTTCATGGAGATGCTGAAGGAAAGGTTTGCGAAATTTGGGTTGAGAATATCTGAGGAAAAGAGCCGAGTCGTGGAGTTTGGGCGGAAGAACTGGGAAGACAACAACGGTAAAGGCGGTAAAGGAACAACTTTTGATTTTCTGGGGTTTACGCATTTTGGAGATAAAACCAGAAAAGGCAAATTCAAAGTAGGGCGTAGGACTTCGAAGAAGAAATTTGTCCAGAAGATACGAGAGATGAACGAATGGTTGAGGAATGTGCGGAATCGTTACAAACTGAAAGAATGGTGGAAAGTTCTGGTAGTAAAGATGACAGGACACTACCGATATTTTGGAATGAGCGGGAACAGCCGCATGATGTACGAATACTATCAAAGTACATCAAGACTCATATTCAAATGGATAAACAAGCGAAGTCAGAAGAAGAGTTGCACACAAGTAGAATACGCCAGCTGGTTGAAAAGAAAGTTGCCGGTGCCGAGAATTTATCACAACATCTACACATTATATCCGTCAGTATGA
- a CDS encoding 3-deoxy-manno-octulosonate cytidylyltransferase, which produces MKIIGVIPARLGSTRFPEKVIADIMGKPMIWWVWKQAKKAKLISEFFIATDDKRIYDIVKSFGGNPLMTSKKHKSGTDRIAEAVKNIKADIVVNIQGDEPLIRPDMLDKAVEPLIMDKKLVMSTLVCKVSDKKLMLDPNIVKVTVDKDGYALYFSRSAIPSQARAESFEYFLKHIGVYVYRKDFLLKYVQMKQSSLEKTEKLEQLRVLENGYKIKTIQTKFDTVPVDTEADLKKVVEILRKNGK; this is translated from the coding sequence ATGAAAATAATCGGTGTTATTCCGGCCCGGCTTGGGTCTACTCGTTTTCCTGAAAAAGTTATTGCGGATATTATGGGTAAGCCCATGATCTGGTGGGTCTGGAAGCAGGCGAAAAAGGCTAAGCTTATCTCCGAGTTTTTCATTGCGACGGATGATAAAAGAATTTACGATATCGTGAAAAGTTTCGGCGGTAACCCGTTGATGACCTCGAAAAAACATAAGAGCGGGACGGATAGGATTGCTGAGGCTGTGAAAAATATTAAGGCGGATATAGTGGTAAATATCCAGGGGGATGAGCCTTTAATACGTCCGGATATGCTTGATAAGGCGGTCGAACCGCTTATAATGGATAAAAAACTTGTTATGAGTACGCTCGTTTGTAAAGTTTCGGATAAAAAGTTGATGTTGGACCCTAATATAGTGAAGGTTACGGTTGATAAAGATGGGTATGCGCTATATTTTTCCAGGTCTGCTATTCCCTCTCAGGCAAGAGCGGAGAGTTTCGAGTATTTTTTAAAACATATAGGGGTTTATGTCTATAGAAAGGATTTCCTCTTAAAATATGTCCAAATGAAACAGTCAAGTCTGGAGAAAACAGAAAAACTTGAGCAGCTCAGAGTTCTGGAAAATGGGTATAAAATCAAGACGATACAGACAAAGTTTGACACCGTTCCCGTAGATACGGAAGCGGATTTGAAGAAAGTTGTGGAGATTTTAAGGAAAAACGGCAAGTAA
- a CDS encoding CTP synthase, producing the protein MAKYIFVTGGVVSSLGKGITSSSIGCLLESRGLKVTLQKFDPYINVDPGTMNPYQHGEVFVTDDGAETDLDLGHYERFTSANMTKDNNVTTGQIYFSVITKERKGEYLGKTIQVIPHITNEIKERIHKVTKDKDVDVAIIEIGGTVGDIESLPFMEAIRQFRKDVGKENVAYVHVTLVPHISTAGELKTKPTQHSVAQLRSIGIQPDILICRSSRPLTKDVRSKLSLFCNVEEEAVIQNLDAHSVYELPLRLKEDGLDIILMKILNLRYGKQNISTWEKAVDKVINPAKAVNIGIVGKYVELLDAYKSIIEAFVHAGIPNDARVNLHWIEADSIMKNGAKAALKDVTGILVPGGFGGRGIEGKIEAIRYAREEKLPFFGICLGMQCAVIEYARNVLGLKGSNSTEFDQNTKYKVISLLDSQRNVTDMGGTMRLGAWDCKLSKGSKAYEAYCKEAISERHRHRYEFNNEYRAAMKAKGLKLTGTTMDGGLVEIVEIAEHPWFVGVQFHPEFKSRPLSPHPLFADFVKASLHKKEKPQSKKRKK; encoded by the coding sequence ATGGCAAAATACATTTTTGTAACCGGAGGGGTTGTATCATCTCTTGGAAAGGGTATTACCAGTTCATCCATAGGATGTTTACTTGAGTCAAGAGGTCTGAAAGTCACTCTCCAGAAATTTGACCCCTACATAAATGTTGATCCCGGAACGATGAATCCCTACCAGCACGGTGAGGTATTTGTGACAGATGACGGAGCCGAAACTGACCTTGACCTTGGGCACTATGAAAGATTTACAAGTGCCAATATGACAAAAGACAATAATGTAACCACAGGTCAGATATATTTCTCGGTTATTACTAAAGAAAGGAAAGGCGAGTATCTCGGGAAAACTATTCAAGTCATTCCTCATATAACCAACGAAATCAAAGAACGAATTCATAAAGTTACAAAAGATAAAGACGTTGATGTTGCAATAATTGAAATAGGCGGCACCGTAGGAGATATAGAATCCCTCCCTTTTATGGAAGCTATCAGACAGTTTAGAAAAGATGTTGGCAAAGAAAATGTTGCATATGTTCATGTTACTTTAGTTCCTCATATAAGTACAGCGGGTGAACTTAAAACGAAACCCACCCAGCATTCAGTGGCGCAACTAAGAAGCATCGGTATTCAGCCTGATATTTTGATTTGCAGGTCTTCCAGGCCACTTACAAAAGATGTCAGGAGTAAACTTTCACTGTTTTGTAATGTCGAAGAAGAAGCTGTTATCCAGAATCTTGACGCGCATTCGGTTTACGAATTACCACTCAGGTTAAAAGAAGATGGGTTGGATATAATTCTTATGAAAATACTTAACCTTAGATACGGAAAACAAAATATTTCCACCTGGGAGAAAGCAGTTGATAAGGTTATTAATCCGGCGAAAGCTGTTAATATAGGTATAGTAGGAAAATATGTTGAGCTGCTGGATGCGTATAAAAGTATTATTGAGGCTTTTGTCCACGCCGGAATACCGAATGATGCCAGGGTTAACCTTCACTGGATAGAGGCGGATTCAATTATGAAAAATGGCGCTAAAGCAGCTCTCAAAGATGTAACCGGAATTCTCGTTCCCGGAGGTTTTGGCGGAAGAGGTATAGAAGGAAAGATAGAAGCTATAAGGTACGCGAGAGAAGAAAAACTTCCGTTTTTTGGTATCTGCCTGGGGATGCAATGCGCAGTTATAGAATACGCAAGAAATGTCCTCGGTTTAAAAGGTTCTAACAGTACAGAATTTGATCAAAACACCAAGTATAAAGTAATATCTCTGTTGGACAGTCAGCGTAATGTGACGGATATGGGCGGGACCATGCGTCTTGGAGCCTGGGATTGCAAACTTTCCAAAGGCTCAAAAGCATACGAAGCCTATTGCAAGGAAGCCATTTCTGAACGGCACAGACACAGATATGAGTTTAATAATGAATATAGAGCGGCCATGAAAGCCAAAGGTTTAAAACTTACCGGCACCACAATGGACGGAGGCTTGGTGGAGATTGTTGAAATAGCCGAGCATCCCTGGTTTGTAGGCGTTCAGTTCCATCCGGAATTTAAGTCCAGACCTTTATCTCCGCACCCGCTTTTTGCGGATTTTGTAAAGGCCTCTCTTCATAAAAAAGAAAAGCCTCAATCTAAAAAGAGGAAAAAATAA